From Nicotiana tabacum cultivar K326 chromosome 22, ASM71507v2, whole genome shotgun sequence, one genomic window encodes:
- the LOC107820586 gene encoding ankyrin repeat-containing protein At5g02620-like, which translates to MEASMPSKTMKKQLTGKREDTVLHSLARAGNLVEIREIIDKTGKEELEELLIKQNSAGETPLYVSAEYGYYELVKEMIKYYDLVSAGIKARNGFDALHIAAKQGDLDVVKVLMGAHPELSMTVDNANTTALHSAANQGHIEVVNYLLEAEKSLATIAKSNGKTALHSAARNGHVQVVKALLNKERGIASRMDKKGQTALHMAVKGQNLEVVEELIRADAKSINMVDTKGNTALHIAARKGRAQIVKLLLGQKETDTKAVNRSNETAIDTAEKMGQVNIAVILQESGVQSIRAIKPQATNPARELKQTVSDIKHEVHYQMEHTRRTRKRIHGIAKRIDKMHAEGLNNAINSTTVVAVLIATVAYAAIFSVPGQYIEYAEDIPPGHSLGEANIAPSPLFLIFFVLDSIALFISLAVVIVQTSIVVIESKAKKQMMAIINKLMWLACVLISVAFLALSFVVVGKNEKWLAVVVTIIGTIILVATLGTLCYWVIMHRIESSNKRNIRKNSLASRSLSWSASVISDSDVLNNEYKKMYAI; encoded by the exons ATGGAGGCATCTATGCCCTCGAAAACGATGAAGAAACAGTTAACGGGGAAACGTGAGGACACTGTCTTGCATTCATTGGCTAGAGCAGGAAATCTTGTTGAAATAAGAGAGATTATCGATAAAACGGGAAAGGAAGAATTGGAAGAGCTGTTGATAAAGCAAAATTCAGCTGGAGAGACCCCTTTGTATGTTTCAGCAGAATATGGTTATTATGAGTTAGTTAAGGAGATGATCAAGTACTATGATCTTGTTTCTGCTGGAATCAAAGCAAGGAACGGATTTGATGCGCTGCACATTGCTGCTAAACAAGGGGATTTGG ATGTGGTGAAGGTACTAATGGGAGCACATCCTGAGCTGTCAATGACTGTCGATAATGCAAATACAACAGCTTTGCATAGTGCAGCAAACCAAGGGCATATTGAGGTGGTGAATTATCTATTAGAAGCAGAGAAAAGTTTGGCCACTATTGCTAAAAGTAATGGGAAAACAGCACTTCATTCTGCTGCCAGAAATGGACATGTGCAGGTTGTGAAGGCCCTTTTGAATAAGGAGCGGGGAATTGCGAGCCGGATGGATAAGAAGGGGCAGACTGCTCTTCACATGGCTGTCAAAGGACAAAATCTTGAGGTTGTAGAGGAGCTGATTAGAGCAGATGCTAAGTCGATAAATATGGTCGACACAAAGGGCAATACAGCATTGCATATTGCAGCCCGGAAAGGAAGGGCTCAG ATTGTTAAGTTGCTGCTTGGGCAGAAAGAGACGGACACTAAAGCTGTAAATAGGTCCAACGAAACAGCCATTGACACTGCAGAGAAAATGGGACAGGTCAATATTGCAGTCATCCTACAAGAATCAGGTGTACAAAGTATCCGAGCCATCAAACCTCAGGCAACAAATCCAGCAAGAGAGTTGAAGCAAACTGTTAGTGACATAAAACATGAAGTGCACTATCAAATGGAACATACACGACGGACAAGAAAACGTATACATGGCATTGCCAAACGCATAGATAAAATGCATGCTGAAGGCCTTAACAATGCTATTAATTCCACCACAGTTGTAGCTGTACTCATTGCCACAGTCGCCTATGCAGCGATTTTTTCTGTCCCGGGACAATACATAGAGTATGCAGAAGACATCCCACCAGGCCATTCCCTTGGAGAAGCAAATATAGCACCAAGCCCCTTATTTCTTATATTCTTTGTCCTCGACTCTATCGCCTTATTCATCTCTCTTGCAGTTGTGATTGTTCAGACATCAATCGTGGTGATCGAAAGCAAAGCAAAGAAGCAGATGATGGCTATCATAAACAAGCTTATGTGGTTGGCATGTGTGCTTATTTCAGTGGCTTTTTTGGCTCTATCGTTTGTTGTGGTAGGCAAGAATGAGAAGTGGCTGGCTGTTGTAGTCACTATAATAGGAACAATCATATTAGTTGCAACACTAGGTACACTGTGTTATTGGGTCATAATGCATCGGATAGAATCCTCAAACAAGAGGAACATCCGAAAGAACTCTCTGGCCAGCAGGTCCTTGTCCTGGTCAGCCTCAGTCATCTCTGATTCAGATGTTCTAAACAATGAATACAAGAAAATGTATGCTATCTAG